TAACGATGATGAGCAGCAGCTGCAGGAGCTTGGGCACCCAATCGTGGTAAAGACCTTGCTTGTACATTGGTCTACTTGTTGATTCGTATCTCGACATTCATACCGGCACGTAGCAGCTCGGCATCCTCCTTCTTGTTGGCGTTGGTTAGCTCGATGCGTACAGGAAAGCGCTGTTGTACCTTTACAAAGTTTCCGGTTGAGTTATCGACCGGAATGGCCGAGAACTTAGAGCCTGTGGCTCCCGAAATGGCGGTAATAACCCCTTCGTACTCCTTGTCGTCGAGGGCGTCAACCTTGATGGATACCTTTTTTCCTATGGTAACGGCTTTCATTTGCTTTTCGCGGAAGTTGGCAACCACCCACTTCTCGTTGCTCTTTACGATGGTTAGCAGCTGCTGTCCGGGTTGGATGAGCTGTCCCTCTTGGATAAGTCGGCGGCCAGCGATGCAGCTGTAGGGGGCAACAATCTTGGCGTACGAAACGTTAAGTTTGGCCATGTCCAGCGCCGCTTTTGTTCGCATAACTTCGGCATCGTTTTGTCCGATTCTTTTGGTCACCTCTACCACCGAAAGCTGAGCCGATTTTCGCTGGCTGAGGAGCGCCTGATACTGAGCCTTCGAGGCGTCGTACTCGGCTTTTACCTGATCGAACTGCGCCTTGGTTACCGCATCGTCTTTTAGCAGGTTGGCGTAGCGGGTGTAGGTTTGCTCGGTGTTGCTAAGACGTGCCTTAGCAGCGGCAATGTTGGCATCGTTTACGTTGAGGTTGTTGCTAGCCGTGTTAACCGACGATTCGGTGAGCTCCCTTGCGGCAAGGGCATTCTTGTAGGCCGCTTCGGCTTGCGCTTGGGCTATCTTCAGCTCCCTATCGTCGAGTACAACTATTGTGTCTCCCTTGTTGATCTGCTGGTGCTCCACAAAGCGTATCTCCTTAATGTACCCCTGAACCTTGCTGTTTATGGGGTTGATGTACTCTTCCACCTGTGCATCGTTGGTGTAGCAGTCCTCGCCGATGTGGAAGTAGGCTCTTATGGCCCATACTAGGGCTACTGCAACAGCCCCAAGGGCTATCGTATTAATCATGTAAACTCGGTACTTGTTGAGTCCTGCTTTGGGGGCTTTATTTTTCTTATGCGACATATCTCGTTTTTATTTGATGGGGTGTTTGCTATTGTGTACTTCTTTGCTGTTTCTGGCTACAGCTTTCCGGCTGCATTCAGCAGCTTGTAGTAGGTGAATACAATGCCTATTTGGGCGTTGGTTTGCTGCAGCTCGGCATCGAGTTTGGTATTGGTGGCATCGAGCATATCAAGGAGCAGCGCCAGCTGGTTGAGGTACTTCTTTTCCATCGTTTTGTAGTTCTCTTGTGCCAGTTGCATGTTTACCGTAGCTGTTTCCTGCTGCTTTAGCGCATCCAGGTGCTTGAGGTAGGCGGAGTGTACGGCCAGCTCGGTATTTTGCTGCTGCATAACCACGTTTTGCTGTGCCTGTATCAGCTGCAGGCTGCTTAGCTTGATGCTGCGCGGCGCGTTGTAGAGCGAGGCAATGTTGAACGAAAGCGTAGCACCCACCTGCCAGCCGTTGGTGTACATGTCAACAGCAGGAGTCCTCGACGTAATGGGGCGCTGCAGGCTGTTGGCGGCGTAAAGGCTTAGGGTTGGCATCCTATCGGCCTTGGCAATGGCCATACTTTTCTCCGCTATTTGAACGCTCTTCTCCGATAGCTTAATGTCGAATCCTCCAGTTACAGCCTCGCTTTGGTACTTCTCTAAACTTTCCAGATTAGGCTTGTTGGCTAAGATGGTGGTGTCGGGTAGAATAACCGCATCGGCTGGAAGTCCCGTAGCCATGGTTAGCTGGCGGTTGAGGATGTCGATGTTGTTCTGAAGTTGCGAGCAGGCCTGGTTAAGGTTCGAGATGAGCAGTCTGGTTCGGATAACGTCGTTTTGCGTTACCAGCCCCTGCTGGTGCATTTTGTTGATGTTCTTTAAACGAACCTCCGAAAGCTCGATATTCTTTTGGTAGATCAGGTGCTGGTTGCGGAGGCGGAACAGCTCCAGGTAGTAGCTCGCTACCAGCAGCTTTATGTCCTGCTTGTTTTTTTCGAGGCTCAGCGCAGCCAGCTGCTGCTGCAGGTCGGCAACGCCTATGGCGTTTCTAACCGCATTGCCCTTAAAGATGAGCTGGCTGGTCTGCAGCGTAAGGCTGTTGCCAAAGTGGGGCATCGCTACGGTCGTCTTCTTGGAGAGATCGGTATCGTAAATAGTTGCATCGCCTAGGTAGAAAGCGCTGGCCGATGCTGCGAGGCTGGGAAACTGCTGCGTCTTGGCCACCTGCACCCGCTGCTGGCTTACCTCTACCGAAGCTGCCGAAACTTTTAATGCCTGATTATTGCTAATGGCCAATTCCACCAACTCGTCAATGGAGTAGGTGCGCTGTTGGGGTGTTTGGCCCCATGCTCCTATTGCTGCTGTGCTTATGAGCGCAGCAAGCCACATTGTTTTTATGTTCATTTGCGTCTTCTTGTCTATCACTTTCAATTTTGTGATGTTTGAGACAGCAAAGATTGAACAAAGGCAGGGGGCTAAAAATGGGCAAATTTCGGGTGATGATGTTCGAAATTCGGATTAATCTTTTTTTAACGCTCTAATAATGAAATTGAGAGTGGAATCCTTATTGCGCTACATCTTTTCGCGGAAGGCCGATGGCGAGAGGTTGGTTAGCCGCTTGAAGAACTTGCTGAAGGCGTACTGGTCGCTAAAGTTGAGCTCGCGGGCAATGTGGTTAATGGTTAGCTCGGGGGTTGATAGCAGCACCTTGGCCTCGGTGGCTATGGCTTGGTTGATGATTTCTCCTGCCGTAACCCCTGTCGTTTGCTTGATGGTTTCAGAGAGGTGCTTGGGCGATATACCCAGCTTCTGCGCGTAAAAGCTGAGGCTGCGCTCCTTTCGGAAGTTGGCGGTAACTAGCTGGATGTACTCTAGCGTAATCTTGTCGGCCCGGTTGAGCTCGGTGAGGGTTACCTGGTTGTACCGGTTGGTGATATCTGCCAAAATGTAAATGGCCGAAAGAAAGAGATGGTGGACAATCTCCTTCCTCATCCTATCCTTATTGGGTAAAAAGAGCCTGTTCCTAAGTAGCTCCAGCACCTCCCATAGCTCCTGAAACTCTGCATCGGTAAGCTGGTAGTGGCTCTGAAGGGATGAGGAGAAGAAAGATCGGGCATCGAACCGCCGAATCTTAATGGCCGCGATAGATTCAAATCCCGAGTTGATGGCTAAAATGCGTAGCTCGATGTTGGGGTCGAATTCGACGAACTCGTAGATATTATTCGATTGTATTCTAAGAACCGTATTCTGCAGCAGCGTGTAGGCTTTCAGGTTGTAGTTCACCTTTATCCATCCTTTCCGCACAAATATGAGGGCGTTTTGAACTGGATG
This sequence is a window from Acetobacteroides hydrogenigenes. Protein-coding genes within it:
- a CDS encoding HlyD family secretion protein, whose protein sequence is MSHKKNKAPKAGLNKYRVYMINTIALGAVAVALVWAIRAYFHIGEDCYTNDAQVEEYINPINSKVQGYIKEIRFVEHQQINKGDTIVVLDDRELKIAQAQAEAAYKNALAARELTESSVNTASNNLNVNDANIAAAKARLSNTEQTYTRYANLLKDDAVTKAQFDQVKAEYDASKAQYQALLSQRKSAQLSVVEVTKRIGQNDAEVMRTKAALDMAKLNVSYAKIVAPYSCIAGRRLIQEGQLIQPGQQLLTIVKSNEKWVVANFREKQMKAVTIGKKVSIKVDALDDKEYEGVITAISGATGSKFSAIPVDNSTGNFVKVQQRFPVRIELTNANKKEDAELLRAGMNVEIRINK
- a CDS encoding TolC family protein; its protein translation is MIDKKTQMNIKTMWLAALISTAAIGAWGQTPQQRTYSIDELVELAISNNQALKVSAASVEVSQQRVQVAKTQQFPSLAASASAFYLGDATIYDTDLSKKTTVAMPHFGNSLTLQTSQLIFKGNAVRNAIGVADLQQQLAALSLEKNKQDIKLLVASYYLELFRLRNQHLIYQKNIELSEVRLKNINKMHQQGLVTQNDVIRTRLLISNLNQACSQLQNNIDILNRQLTMATGLPADAVILPDTTILANKPNLESLEKYQSEAVTGGFDIKLSEKSVQIAEKSMAIAKADRMPTLSLYAANSLQRPITSRTPAVDMYTNGWQVGATLSFNIASLYNAPRSIKLSSLQLIQAQQNVVMQQQNTELAVHSAYLKHLDALKQQETATVNMQLAQENYKTMEKKYLNQLALLLDMLDATNTKLDAELQQTNAQIGIVFTYYKLLNAAGKL
- a CDS encoding helix-turn-helix domain-containing protein, whose product is MTWQLKNNLEIYTEEVMTQHIVVGRPYHPVQNALIFVRKGWIKVNYNLKAYTLLQNTVLRIQSNNIYEFVEFDPNIELRILAINSGFESIAAIKIRRFDARSFFSSSLQSHYQLTDAEFQELWEVLELLRNRLFLPNKDRMRKEIVHHLFLSAIYILADITNRYNQVTLTELNRADKITLEYIQLVTANFRKERSLSFYAQKLGISPKHLSETIKQTTGVTAGEIINQAIATEAKVLLSTPELTINHIARELNFSDQYAFSKFFKRLTNLSPSAFREKM